From one Rhodamnia argentea isolate NSW1041297 chromosome 1, ASM2092103v1, whole genome shotgun sequence genomic stretch:
- the LOC115726591 gene encoding uncharacterized protein At4g15545-like isoform X2 gives MLAKDASVPTFDLPDDVLRVLPSDPYDQLDVARKITSLALSARVSDLESESSSLRADLADLRSQVDSLGASLADAANRLARADHEKEELLRENASLSETVRKLNRDVAKLEVFRRTLMQSLQEDDESFAGTPQIIARPTLSDDGSLPPSRSSSIQSRLSEMGNSSVEDPETEDSRPGISHGLIFSSQMSTPRFTPLGSPLSFSLSASPSRVSKAVSPRRQPASFATPVDKFDDRSSTRSSSRLIRHGSLGAFEAVSQTGITRVDGKEFLRQVRTRLPYEQFAAFLANVKQLNSHRQSKEETLRNAAEIFGSENKDLYDVFERFLTRRAD, from the exons ATGCTGGCGAAGGACGCGAGCGTACCGACCTTCGATCTCCCCGACGACGTATTACGCGTCCTGCCCTCCGATCCCTACGACCAGCTCGATGTTGCCCGGAAGATCACCTCCCTCGCCCTCTCCGCCCGCGTCTCCGACCTCGAGTCCGAGTCCTCCTCCCTCCGCGCCGACCTCGCCGACCTCCGGTCCCAGGTCGACTCCCTCGGCGCCTCCCTCGCCGACGCCGCCAATCGGCTCGCCCGAGCCGACCACGAGAAG GAGGAGTTGCTGAGAGAGAACGCTTCGCTGTCGGAGACTGTGAGGAAGCTGAATAGAGATGTTGCGAAG TTGGAGGTATTCCGGAGGACGCTTATGCAGTCCCTTCAAGAGGATGATGAAAGCTTT GCAGGAACACCGCAAATTATTGCCAGGCCAACACTAAGTG ATGATGGTTCCCTGCCTCCTTCAAGATCATCATCGATTCAGAGCCGATTATCAGAAATGGGAAACTCATCAGTAGAGGATCCTGAAACAGAAG ATTCGCGACCAGGGATATCACATGGCCTGATATTCAGTTCGCAAATGAGCACTCCCCGGTTCACTCCTCTTGGATCTCCTCTAAGTTTCTCTCTATCTGCGTCCCCTTCAAGAGTTTCGAAGGCAGTGTCTCCAAGACGACAGCCCGCATCATTTGCAACCCCAGTGGACAAGTTTGATGACAGGTCCTCCACGCGCTCTTCGTCGCGCTTAATCCGCCATGGTTCTTTAGGAGCCTTCGAGGCAGTATCTCAAACGG GAATAACTCGAGTCGACGGGAAAGAATTCCTACGGCAAGTGAG GACCCGATTACCATATGAACAGTTCGCTGCTTTTTTGGCAAATGTTAAGCAATTGAATTCTCACAGGCAATCAAAAgaa GAGACTCTACGGAATGCTGCCGAGATCTTTGGTTCAGAGAATAAGGATCTCTATGATGTATTCGAGAGATTCTTGACTCGCCGTGCTGATTAA
- the LOC115726591 gene encoding uncharacterized protein At4g15545-like isoform X1 encodes MLAKDASVPTFDLPDDVLRVLPSDPYDQLDVARKITSLALSARVSDLESESSSLRADLADLRSQVDSLGASLADAANRLARADHEKEELLRENASLSETVRKLNRDVAKLEVFRRTLMQSLQEDDESFAGTPQIIARPTLSEDDGSLPPSRSSSIQSRLSEMGNSSVEDPETEDSRPGISHGLIFSSQMSTPRFTPLGSPLSFSLSASPSRVSKAVSPRRQPASFATPVDKFDDRSSTRSSSRLIRHGSLGAFEAVSQTGITRVDGKEFLRQVRTRLPYEQFAAFLANVKQLNSHRQSKEETLRNAAEIFGSENKDLYDVFERFLTRRAD; translated from the exons ATGCTGGCGAAGGACGCGAGCGTACCGACCTTCGATCTCCCCGACGACGTATTACGCGTCCTGCCCTCCGATCCCTACGACCAGCTCGATGTTGCCCGGAAGATCACCTCCCTCGCCCTCTCCGCCCGCGTCTCCGACCTCGAGTCCGAGTCCTCCTCCCTCCGCGCCGACCTCGCCGACCTCCGGTCCCAGGTCGACTCCCTCGGCGCCTCCCTCGCCGACGCCGCCAATCGGCTCGCCCGAGCCGACCACGAGAAG GAGGAGTTGCTGAGAGAGAACGCTTCGCTGTCGGAGACTGTGAGGAAGCTGAATAGAGATGTTGCGAAG TTGGAGGTATTCCGGAGGACGCTTATGCAGTCCCTTCAAGAGGATGATGAAAGCTTT GCAGGAACACCGCAAATTATTGCCAGGCCAACACTAAGTG AAGATGATGGTTCCCTGCCTCCTTCAAGATCATCATCGATTCAGAGCCGATTATCAGAAATGGGAAACTCATCAGTAGAGGATCCTGAAACAGAAG ATTCGCGACCAGGGATATCACATGGCCTGATATTCAGTTCGCAAATGAGCACTCCCCGGTTCACTCCTCTTGGATCTCCTCTAAGTTTCTCTCTATCTGCGTCCCCTTCAAGAGTTTCGAAGGCAGTGTCTCCAAGACGACAGCCCGCATCATTTGCAACCCCAGTGGACAAGTTTGATGACAGGTCCTCCACGCGCTCTTCGTCGCGCTTAATCCGCCATGGTTCTTTAGGAGCCTTCGAGGCAGTATCTCAAACGG GAATAACTCGAGTCGACGGGAAAGAATTCCTACGGCAAGTGAG GACCCGATTACCATATGAACAGTTCGCTGCTTTTTTGGCAAATGTTAAGCAATTGAATTCTCACAGGCAATCAAAAgaa GAGACTCTACGGAATGCTGCCGAGATCTTTGGTTCAGAGAATAAGGATCTCTATGATGTATTCGAGAGATTCTTGACTCGCCGTGCTGATTAA